CGTTGACCCGCTCCTCGGCTGGGATCAACTGGGCGCGCAGGTCGGGGTGTGAACGCGCCGCCACCCACAGCTCCAGGGTGGCGGCGTACAGCGGACCCGACAGCGCGTCCGCCAGCAGCCCGAGCGCAGCCTCCTGCAGCTCGAGCGGATGTGGTGTCCGCCTCTCTCCTCCGGTCGTGGCCGACGACAGCGCGGCCAATGCCTCGTGTACCAGCGTCAGGCGCTTGTGCGCCAGATGCTCGACTGCCGCGACCACCAATTGGTCCCGCGTCCCGAAGTGGTGCAGCTGTGCGCCTCGCGAGAGCCCGGCCTTCTCGGCCACGGCCGCACTCGTGGTCCCGATGTAGCCCACCTCGACCAGGCACGCGACGGTGGCCTCCAGCAGCAGGCGGCGGGTGGCAGCGGAGCGCTCCTCCTGCCGCCTCGCTTGAATGTGCACGGTCACAACTTACATGCATGCACGAATGTATGTTGCACGGCGCTGCAGACGCCTTGCGATGTGCGGTCACGGGCAGCTGGTGGTACAGCGAGAGAGAGGCCCCAACACTACCCTTTCCCTCCTATCTAGTTCGGCGTAGCGTGGGTGGCGACCGATGCGTCGGGGTGATGGTGCTGCCCGGTTCGGCCGCAGGGGTTGGAGGTGAGCGACGTGAGCTACCCGGGTCCGAACGTGCCGGCATGGCAACAGCTCGGGAGCGCGCTCTGGGAGGTGCTGGCCGTCGTGGGGTGGACGCTCATCGCTGGCCTCATCGCGACTGGTGGATGCTGGTACCTGGGACAGTTCCTGTATACGGACTGGGTCCGCGAGCATCCTCCGCCACGACTCCGCTTCCTGGCAGAACGCAGGTTGCGCCGGGACTTCGCCCATGGGTTCAGCGATCTCGAGAAGTACCTCCGCGAGGGCGATCCGGCGCGCGCCAGCGACAGGGCGGCTCGACCGGGCCGGTCGTGGACCTGGAGGCACCAGGGCGGGCTCTGATCGAGAGGCTATGCCGGATAGCCGTGATGCCTCGACTGTCTGGGGGTGCCGCAGCCAGGTCTCGGGTGCCCGGCGACCCGCCGGGGTGTCTCTCAGGCGCGGACCTCGATGTTTTGCCTATCGGCAGCCTCTCCTTCGGAGGAATTTCCCCGGCCTGCCTACAGTTTTGATTGAAACGAAACCGTTCCGTTTCGATCGAGCATCAGGAGCACCACACGTGACACCACAGGAGGCGGCCCTCCGGCCCCGCATCGAAGGTGAGCGCGAGCAGGAGATCCTGGTCGCGACGCTCGACGTGCTAGCCGACGTCGGCTACGACCGCCTCACCATGGACGCCGTCGCGTGTCGCGCGAGGGCCTCTAAGGCCACCCTCTACCGCCGGTGGCATTCGAAGGCCGCTCTGGTGATCGAGGCCGTCATGCTCCACAAGGGTCCGGCCGCCTCGCCCGATACCGGCAGCTTCCGTCAGGACCTCATCGCGATGAGCTGCGGGGCTGGCGGCCTCACCGACGCGAAACCGCTCGGGATGCTGGCCAGCATCATCACCGCGCTCAACCTCGACGACGAGTTCGCCGAGCGATTTCGGCGAGACTTCATCGGCCCCAAGGTGGCCATCGGTCGGCTCGTCTACGAGCGAGCACAGGCCCGCGGCGAGATCCGCGCCGACCTGGACATCGACCTAGTGACGCCGGCGCTGACCGGGATGGTCCTGCATCGAATCTTCCTGATGGGCGAGCACGCCACCCCCGACCTGATCACCGCCCTGATCGACCAGATCATCATCCCGGCCTGCCGCCCGCAGGCCCAGGCACCTCGCGAAGACAAGGAATAGCTCGTGACTGAAATCGACCGCGTCACCACCCCACCCGCCGACGCGGCCCGCATGGCCGCCCCACAGCGCGAGCTCCACCTGGGCTGGGCTCTGGTCCTCATCTCGATTGCCCAACTGATGGTTGTGCTCGACGCCACCATCGCGAACATCGCGCTGCCCTTCATCCAGGTCGACCTGGAGATCAGCAACGCTAACTTGGCGTGGATCGTCACCGGCTACGCTCTGGCGTTCGGCAGCCTGCTGCTGCTTGGCGGCCGGCTTGGTGACCTCTACGGCCGCCGCAAGGTGTTCATGGCCGGCCTCGGCATCTTCGCGGTCGCTTCCCTGCTCGGTGGGCTCGCGACCAACGAGCCGTTGCTGCTCGGTGCCCGCGGACTGCAGGGCCTCGGTGCTGCACTGGCCTCCCCGGCCGCCCTAGCGCTGATCACCACCACGTTCCCCGCAGGCCCAGCCCGCAACCGGGCCTTCGCGGTTTATGCGGCGATGTCCGGCGCGGGTGCGGCCGTCGGTTTGATCCTCGGTGGCTGGCTGACCGGTACATCGCCGGAGTTCTTCGGCATGGTCGTTGACGGCTGGCGCCTCACCTTCTTGATCAACGTGCCGATCGGCCTTGGTGCCGCCGCTCTGGCGCCGCGCTTCCTCAACGAGTCTGAGTCCCACCCGGGCGAGCTCGATTTGCCCGGCGCCGTCTTCGGCACCCTGGCGCTGGTCGGCATCGTCTACGGCCTGTCGCGAGCCGGCACTGAGGGGTGGAGCGACGCGCTCACCATCGCCAGCCTGATCGTGGGCAGCTTGCTACTTGCCGTCTTCGGGCTGGTCGAGAGCCGAGTGGAGCACCCGCTGCTCCCGTTCCGGATCTTCACCAACCGAACCCGGGCGGCCAGCTTCGTAGCGATGTTCCTCGCGCCCGCGGCGATGTTCGCGATGTTCTACTTCCTGAGCCAGTACCTGCAGAACGTCATGGGATACAGCCCGCTCAAGACCGGTGTAGCGTTCCTGCCGTTCACGGTGGGCATCGTGTTCGGGGCAGGTCTGGCCTCCAACCTGGTGAACCGGATCGCCCCCCGCTACATCTCGGGAGTCGGCACGCTGCTCGCAGCGGGCGCCCTATTCGGCTTCTCCCGGATCCCGTTCGACACCGAGTTCCCGGTCAGCGACGTGACGGGGACGTATCTCGCCAACATCCTGCCGTACACGGTCTTGATGGCGATCGGCATGGGCCTGACGTTCGTGCCGGTCACCCTGACGGCGGTCCACCACCTCCGCTCGGAGGAGTCCGGCGTCGGGTCCGGGGTGCTCAACACGATGCAGCAGGTCGGCGGCGCGCTCGGCCTCGCAGTGCTCGCCACCGTCGCGACACAGACGTTCACCGACCGGGGCGCCGAGCTGGCCCAGGCCAGCGCCGCTGCGGGCGGCGAGGCCCCGTCGGCGGAGGTCATGCAGCGGATGCAGGCCATCGTCGAGCAGCAGATCTTCACCGAGGGCTCGACCCAGGCTTTCCTAGTCGGCTCGATTCTGATGCTCGCGGCATCCGCGGTGATCTGGATCTTCCTCGACGTGAAGCACCAGGAGCTAGCCACCGACGGTCCCGAGGGCGTCCACGTCGGCTGAGGCAGCCCACTCACTCCGTGGCCCGGTCGTCAGCCGCAGAGGTTGGCGGGCACCGGGACAGTGGCGGCGTGGCCGGGCCGCGGAGATGAACTCCGGCGTGAGCCGTATGACTCATCGCGAACGGTGACGTGATCGGCGTCCACGCCACGCAGCAGCGAGCAGCCCTTTACGTCACGGTAGGACAGCCATACCGCTGGTGCCATCGCACCGCGACCGACATCGCCTCACGGGAAACCGGAACCCTGCGAACGCCGACGCCAATGCGGAAGAAGTGACTAAGAACAGTCTCCCGTGTTGCGACGTGATCGTGCCGCCTGGATCCTGGTTGTCAAGCAGTGGGAGCCCGCGATGGAGATCACCCGGTCGAGTTCGGTGCTGAGGACAGTGGTGACCGCCGATCGGCCGATCAGTCAACGTTCATCGCGTTCCTGCGAGCGAGACGGAGCGGATGCGGGAGCGCTGGGCAGAGTACCGTCGGGATCTTCGGTGACCGAGCCTCCGAGGTTCATGCTGGATCGCTTTCGGTCGGCCGTCAGACCGTGGGGGGTCTGGCGTGCAGCACCACATCATGCCCGGCCATTAGGCCCTGGTGGCGTCAATTCCGGAGCTCGACGACCGGTGGCCTCGGTCTCTTGGTTGAGCATGGTGAGCAGCTTGTCGCCCTCGATGTCGAGGTCGGGCAGCAGGCGGTCAAGCCATCGAGGCAGCCACCAGGCTCTGTCGTCGAAGACAGCCATGAGCGCCGGGACGAGGGTCAACCGGACGATGAATGCGTCGATCAGGATACCGGCGGCGAGTGCGAAGCCGACCTGCTTGATCATGATGTCGTGGCTGAAGATGAAGCCGGAGAACACCGCGACCATGATGACGGCGGCTGCGACGACGACGCGGCTGGCTTGGTCGAAGCCATGGATGACGCTTGGTCGCGCTGCCTGGCCGTGGATGTGTGCCTCGCGCATCGAGGAGACCAGGAAGACCTCGTAGTCCATGGCGAGCCCGTAGAGGATGCCGGTCACGATGATCGGCATGAAGCTCATGAGCGGACCACCGGTGTCGAAGCCGAAGAGTTCGCTGACCCAGCCCCATTGAAAGACGGCGGTGGTGGCGCCGAAAGTGGCCAGGATGCTGAGCAGGAAGCCGGCTGTGGCCTTGATCGGCACGACCACCGAGCGGAAGACGACCATCAGAATCAGGACGGACAGCACGATGATGATGCCGAGGTAGAGCGGAAGGACGCTGGCGATCTTGTCGGACATGTCGATTCCGATGGCGGTGAACCCGGTCACGCCCAGCTGCACCTGGTTGGCCTCGGCGATCGCGTTGTCGGGCCCGCGCAGCGACTTCACGAGGTCGCTGGTGGCCTCGTCGCTGGGGCCTGAGGTGGGGATGATGCTGAAGACGGCGAGGTCACCGGCCTCGTTGACGCCGACGGGGGCGGCCAGCACGATGTCGTCTCGGTCCTGGAACCCAGTGATCAGTTTCGCGGTCAGGTCGGGAGTGACGCGGCCTGCGGTGCCGGTGGGCTCGGCGGTGACCAGCAGGGGGCCATTGAATCCCTCACCGAAGCCTTGGGAGACGGCCTCGTAGCTTTGCCGGGCGGCGGTGTCCTGGTTCGCGGTCGCGCCGGAGGGGATGCCAAGGTTCATGCTGGCTGCGGGGAGCGCCATCACGCCCAGGATCGCGACCACGCCGGCGATGACGGGCCACCTGAACCTGATCACACTCCTCACCCAGTGGTCAGCGACGCCGTGCGACTCCGCGTCCTCCTTGGCGCGGCGCCGGGATCGGGCCTTGTCGGAGCAGATGCGCTCCCCGACCAGTCCTAGCAGCGCGGGAAGCAGGCTGAGGGCGATGAGCACAGCGAGGGCCACCGTGGACGCTGCGACCAGGGCCATCGTCGACAACGACGCGATGCCGATGACAGTCAGCGCGGTCAGCGCGATGAGGACGGTGAGGCCGGCGAAGAACACGGCGCTGCCCGCAGTGCCGACCGCTCTGCCGGCTGCCTCTCGTGCGGTGAGTCCCCGGTCGAGGATCAGCCGTCGCTGCCGGTTGACGACGAACAGCGCGTAATCGATGCCGACGGCGAGGCCGACCATGAGTCCCAGGACGGGGGTGGCGGAGTTCATCTCGATGACCGTGGAGAGCGCGTACGCGCCACCCACGCCGATTCCGACGCCGACCAGCGCCGTGACCAGGGGCAGCCCGGCCGCGATGACCGAGCCCAGGGTGAGCACCAGCACGAGGGCAGCGACGGCGAGACCGATCACCTCGCCGATACCGACGGGGACCTCGAGGGCCTTGAGCGAGTCGCTCGGGAGAACGGTGATCCCCGTTCCCTGCTCGGCGCGCTCCACCACCTCGACCACTGAGGTGACGTCGTCATCGGTCAACGAGGTCGAGGCGACCGTGAACTGGAACTGGAACAGCGCGACCTGTCCGTCCGAGGACACCAGCACGCCGGGCACCGGGGCCCCATCCACCACGAGCGGCTGGTACGGGGGCGCCTGTTGCTGGTCCGACCCCGCTTGGGGTTCGACCGGTGCATCCTCTCGCGGAGAGCCCGCTGGCCCCTCCTCAGCGCCACCCAGCGCGGCGTCGAGCGGGTTGACGACCTTCTCGAGCTCATAGACGTCGCTGACGGTGCGGCTGATCACCGCAAGTCGCTCCGGTGTGTCGAGCCGCCCGCCGTCCGGCGCGGTGAAGACCACACTGGCCTGACCCCCCGAGGCCTCAGGGAGCTCGTCGGCCACGCGGTCAAGCACCGTCTGGGCCTGGGTGCCCTCGATCTTCATCTCGGAACTGACGCTCACGCCGTTGATGGCCACGGCACCGACGACCGCGGCGAGGACCGCGACCCAGCCCGCAATGAACAGCCACGGCCTGCCGAACGCGGTCTGTCCGAGCCGGTACAAGAAGGTGGACATGGATCTAGTGCTCCTTTGGGGGCGGGAGGCGCGGCGGTGCCTAGAGGCCGTGGCGCAGGTAGTCGAAGGTGATGTCGAGGAACGCGGCGTAGTCCATCGAAGCGGGGGTGGCGTCGCTCTCGCCGTCCAGGTGCACGTCGAGAGTTCCTTCCAGGGCAGCCATCACGGCGCCGTACACGGCGCCGAACAGCAGCGGTACGTAGACGGCGGGGTACCGGTCCCCGGCTACCGAGCCCAAAAGTTCCTGCGCGGTGTGGCGCATGCGTTGCTGAACGCCCAGGACGTACGGCTCCAGGGTCGGGTACTGCCGCGCCATCGCCATCAGCTCCCGCATCCTGATCAACGTGTCCGCGGTGAGCTGATCCCTCATCACGGCCAACAGGGCATCGAGCAGGGGCAGGTCTGCGGGGAGGCCAGCCAGGATCGCGCTGGCGTCGTCGACGCCACCGAACGCGACCGAGGCGACTGCCTCCTCCTTGCAGGAGAAGTGGTTGGCGAAAGTGCGTCGGGAGTACCCCGCCCGCTCCACCACGTCCGCGGTGACAAACCCGAACAGCCCCCGCTCACGGGTCAGCTCGAACGCCGCGTGCGCCAGCGCTTGGCCCGTCGCCTCGCGCTTCAAGTCCCGCAACCCACGATCCATTCCCTCAGTATGACCAGCCCTGCCCAATGGGCAACAATGCCCAGTGAGCAGACAGACTCCTCGCACTGCCCCTGCTTCAAAGCAGCAGCTGGCCAAGGGCAGGCCAGTAGCGTGACGACGACATGGAACTGGCGCTCCACCATCGGCGCCGGTCTCGTCCAAGAGTGGCCATCGACCTACGGGAGTGCGTATGGGTGCTGATGGCGGAGGGGCCGGGAGTGACGATGGCCCGAACCGGACGGCGACCGGCGACGGAGCGCAGTTCGCTGATGCAGTGCTGGCACTGCTCGCGGTCGCACGGCGGACCCGGGGCCGACTGCAGCCGCTTTTCGACGACATCACGGTGCCGCAGCTGGTGCTGCTCGATGCTGTGCAGGCGTGCGGCCGCGAGGGCATCGGTGCCATCTCGGCGTACACGCTGCTGAGCCAACCGACGGTGACCCAGCAGGCGGCCGCACTGGAAGTCGCCGGGCTGCTGCGTCGCATCCCGGCCGAGGACGATCGGCGGCGGCGAGTGCTCACACTCACCGAACGCGGCGAGCAGCTCCTGGCCGCAAAGCGCGACGTAGTCGCAGGTCGACTTTCGACCGCATGGCGATCCCTCAGCGCCGAGGAGCGGGGCATCGCGGTCCCACTGCTTCGCCACATCACGGATCTCATCAGGGAACTCGCCTGACTGCCACGACCACCCGTTGCCGGCCTGGGGATTCGGCCTCCTGCTCCGGCGCAGTCCCTCTCCCCACGTTCGCGAGGCCCGGACCGCCGACGAGGCTTCTGAGCTGTCGGCAGCGGCATGGAGGGGACAACGCCGACTGTGCGTACTGCGGCGACTCAGCGGAAAGTCAGCACAAAGACCGCGCGAAGTCGTCCGAGCCTCTCCGAGACCATCGGGTAGCGTGTGACCTCGGTAACGGATTGATCCGTGGCAGAGCGTCAGATAAAGCGGGTTCGGTCGAGACTGATCGAGATCGGAGGACGGCCGTGAAGGCCCCGTCCATCTGAGAAGGTCAGGGGTTCGAATCCCCTCAGCTCCACCACCGGCAGGGCCCGCAGCCACGGCTGCGGGCCTTCTGCGTTCCCCCGGGCGGAGTGGCGGCGGGCGCCGTGGCACGTCGCCCGGCACCTCGCCCCGGCACGGCGTCCGCCCTGGGCGAACACGGGCCGGGGCAGGAATCGGGCCCGCCACGCGAAGGTTGAGCCTTCACCTGTCAAGGACACGAGGTGAAGACATGGCTCAGGACCCACGGCGCCTCCCGGTGCTGTTCCTCTCCGACGGCGTGCTGCTGCCCGGCATGGTCGTCCCCATCGAGCTCGACGAGGCGGCGCAGGCCGCGGTCGACGCCGCGCGCAGCGAGGGCGGTGACGAGCTGCTCGTGGCGCCACGCCTGGTGGACCGCTACGCGTCGTACGGCGTCCGCGCGACGATCGAGAAGGTCGGCCGCTCTCGCGGCGGCTCTGCGGCGGCCGTCCTGCGCGCCGGCGGCCGCGCGCGCATCGGCACGGGCGTGGCAGGCCCCGGCGCGGCGCTCTGGGTCGAGGCGACCCCGGTCGAGGACGAGGACCCGTCCCCGCGTGCGCAGGAGCTGGCCGACGAGTACAAGAAGCTCGTCGTCGCCGTGCTCCAGCGCCGTGAGGCCTGGCAGATCGTCGACTCCTTCACCTCGCTGACCGACCCGTCCGTCATCGCGGACACCGCCGGCTACGCGCCGTACCTCTCGGTGGACCGCAAGCGCGAGCTGCTCGAGACCCCCTCGGTCGAGCGGCGCCTGGAGCTGCTCGTCGGGTGGACCCAGGACTACGTGGCCGAGCTCGAGGTCAACGAGAAGATCAGCGAGGACGTGCGCGAGAGCGTCGACGCGAGCCAGCGCGAGTTCCTGCTGCGTCAGCAGCTCGCCGCGATCCGCAAGGAGCTCGGCGAGGGCGAGCCCGACGGCGCCGACGACTACCGCGCCCGGGTCGAGGCGGCCGACGTGCCCGACGACGTCCGCGCCGCGATGCTCCGCGAGGTCGACCGCCTCGAGCGGGCCAGCGACCAGAGCCCCGAGACGTCGTACCTCCGCACCTGGCTGGACACCGTGCTCGACCTGCCGTGGAGCGTCCGCACCGACGACGCCACCGACGTCACGGCCGCGCGTGCCGTCCTTGACGCCGACCACCACGGCCTCGACGACGTCAAGGACCGGATCGTCGAGCACCTCGCCGTGCGCGCCCGCCGCGCCGAGCGCGGGCTCGAGGTGGTCGGCGGGCGCGGGTCGGGCGCCGTCGTGCTGCTGGCGGGGCCGCCCGGGGTCGGCAAGACCTCGCTGGGCGAGTCCGTCGCCCGCGCGCTCGGACGCAGGTTCGTGCGTGTCGCCCTCGGCGGCGTCCGCGACGAGGCCGAGATCCGCGGCCACCGGCGGACGTACGTCGGCGCGCTGCCGGGTCGCATCGTGCGGGCCGTCAAGGAGGCCGGGTCGATGAACCCGGTCGTGCTGCTCGACGAGGTCGACAAGGTCGGCTCGGACTACCGCGGCGACCCGGCCGCGGCGCTGCTCGAGGTGCTCGACCCGGCGCAGAACCACACGTTCCGCGACCACTATCTCGAGCTCGACCTCGACCTCAGCGACGTGCTGTTCATCGCGACCGCCAACGTGCTGGAGACCATCCCGCCGGCCCTGCTGGACCGCATGGAGCTGGTGAGCATCGACGGCTACACCGAGGACGACAAGGTCGCCATTGCGCGCGACTTCCTCGTGCCGCGGCAGCGCGAGCGCGCGGCCCTGACCGACGACGAGGTCAGCGTCACCGACGACGCCCTGCGCGAGCTCGCGAGCGACCACACCCGTGAGGCCGGCGTCCGCCAGCTCGAGCGGCTCGTGGCCAAGGCCTTCCGCAAGGTCGCCACGCGTCTCGCGTCCGGTACGACCGCTCCCGTGGTGGTCGACCGGGCGGCGCTGCGGGACCTGGTGGGCCGGCCCCGCTTCACGCCGGAGGCGCACGAGCGCACCTCGGTGCCCGGCGTGGCCACGGGCCTGGCCGTCACCGGTCTCGGCGGCGACGTGCTCTACATCGAGGCGTCCGACCTGCCCGCCGAGCCGGGCACGACCGGCCGGCTCCACCTGACCGGTCAGCTGGGCGACGTCATGAAGGAGTCCGCCCACATTGCGCTGACCTACGTGCGGTCGCACGCGGGCGAGCTGGGTCTCGACGACGCGGCGCTGGCCCGGCTGTCCGGTCCGGTCCACGTGCACGTGCCCGCCGGGGCGGTCCCGAAGGACGGGCCCTCGGCCGGCGTGACCATGACGACGGCCCTGGTGTCGCTGGCGACCGGTCGCAACGTCCGCGGCGAGGTCGGCATGACCGGTGAGGTGTCCCTGACCGGGCGGGTCCTGCCCATCGGCGGCGTGAAGCAGAAGCTGCTCGCGGCCCAGCGTGCCGGCCTCACCGAGGTCTTCCTCCCGGCCCGCAACGAGCCGGACCTCGACGACGTTCCCGCCGAGGTGCTCGACGCGGTGACGGTGCACCTGGTGCGCGACGTGCGCGACGTGGTGGCTCGGGCGCTGGAGCCCGGTTCGGCTCCGGCCGGGGTGGTCGCCGCCTAGGGTGAGGACGACCCGCCCAGCCCGTCCCCTCGCACGCAGGAGTCCGCCATGACGTCGTCCCGCTCTCTCGCCCGCGCTGCCGCCGTCACGGCCCTGGCTCTCGGCGTCGGTGGTCTCACCGCGGCGCCGGCGCAGGCTGCGTGGAGCAGTCTCGCGACGAACGAGGGGGGCCGCCTGCAGGCCTGCAAGGTCGCGACCGCGGACGGCGCGGCGTGGCGCGTCAAGGCGCGCGTGCGCAACGTGGACGACGACCGCAGCGACTGGGTGAAGGCGCGCGTGGTGGTGACGCGCAACGGCACCGCCACCGACCAGGCGTGGAGCAGCGGTCGCGTCTTCGGCGGGGAGAGCGCGGCGGGCACCGTGCGCAGCGGGCGCGGCAGCGCCTGGACCCTCGCCTTCAGCCTCTCCAGCCCCCAGTCGGGCGGCGGGGGTCAGGTGCCGGTCGGGGCGCTCGCCGGCTGCTGAGCCGAGCCAGGGGACCGTGGGACGCGCACGGCCCCTCGTCCCCGCGTCGTCGGGACCTAGGGTCGGGCGCATGACGGAGCGCCTGACCCTCGCCACCTGGCCCACCCCGCTGGAGCCGGCTCCCCGGCTGGCCACGGCCCTGGGCCTCGCGCCGGACGACCTGTGGGTCAAGCGCGACGACCTCGTCGGGCTCGGGGGCGGGGGCAACAAGGTCCGCAAGCTGGAGGCGACGCTCGCCGAGGCGCTCGCCCAGGGCGCGACGGCGGTGGTGACGAGCGGGGCGGCCCAGAGCAACCACGCCCGGCTCACGGCGGCGGCCGGCGCCCGGCTGGGTCTCGAGGTCACGCTCGTCCTCGCCGGCGAGCCACCGGAGCCACCGGAGCGCAGCACCGGCAACCTGCTGCTCGACGAGCTGCTCGGCGCCCGCCTGGTGTGGGCCGGCGCCACCTCGCTGGCCGACCTCGACGCCGTGGTGGAGCAGGAGGCGGCCCGGCTGAGGTCGGCCGGCACCCCGACGTACGTCGTGCCCTACGGCGGCTCGAACGTCGCCGGCGCCGGGGCCTACGCCGAGGCAGGGCACGAGATCCTGGGCCAGGCTCCGGACACGTCCCTGGTCGTGGCCGCCGTCGGCTCCGGCGGCACCATGGCCGGGTTGGTCCACGCCCTCGGGGTGGACCGCGTGCTCGGCGTCGACACCGGCGCGGTGCCCGATCCCGGGGACCGCGTGGCGCAGCTGCTCGCCGGCCTCGGCACGCCGGTGGCGTCGGCGGACCTGCGGCTGCGCCGCGACCTCGTCGGCGAGGGGTACGGCGTGCTGTCGGCCGAGGTCCGCGCAGCGATGGAGCTGGTCGCCCGCACCGAGGGGATCGTGCTCGACCCGGTCTACACCGGCCGGGCCGCCGCCGGGCTCGTGGCGGGCGTCCGTGAGGGCGTCGTCGTGGCGGGTCGTCGCACGGTGCTGCTGCACAGCGGCGGGCTGCCGGGGCTCTTCGGCCACCTCGGTGCCACCGACTGGTCCTGAGCGCGTCGACGCACCCGCCCGACGTACGACGTCAGCCGTTCCCAGCGGGAGCCGGGGAGCGTAACGTCGACGGCCTGGAACGGCCCGCGGCGGGGGAGACCCCGACCGTGGAGCGGGGAGGACACGACATGGCGGCCGTCGGCACCGGACCCACCGAGCAGGAGCAGGAGAGCGTCGCGCGGGCGAACGAGTCCGGCCGGCATCCGGTGGTGCTCGTCCACGGGCTGTGGCTGCTCAGCACGAGCTGGGACCGCTGGGTCGACTTCTTCACCGAGGCCGGCTACGCCGTGGTGACCCCCGGCTGGCCCGGCGACCCCGGGTCCGTCGCCGAGGCCCACGCGAACCCCGACGTCTTCGCGGGCACCGGCATCGGGGCCGTGGCGGACCACCTGCAGGCCGTCGTCGAGGGTCTCGACCGGAAGCCGGCGACCATCGGCCACTCCTTCGGCGGGCTCCTGGTGCAGATGCTCGCCGGTCGCGGGCTCAGCGCTGTCACCGTCGCCATCGACCCCGCGCCCTCGCGCGGCGTCCTCGCGCTGCCGATGGCCGCGCTCCGGTCGTCGTCGGCGGTGCTCGCCAAGCCCACCAACCGCTCGCGGGCCGTGACGCTGACCTGGGAGCAGTTCCGTTACGGCTTCGCCAACGCGGTCCCCGAGGACGAGGCGCGGACGCTCTTCGAGCAGCACCACGTGCCCGGCTCGGGCACCCCGGTGTTCCAGGCGGCGTTCGCCAACATGAACCCCGCCACCGAGCTGAAGGTCGACACGAAGCGGGCCGACCGGGGCCCGATGCTCATCATCTCCGGGGAGCACGACCACCAGGTGCCCCCCGCGATGGCCCACGGTGGCTACAAGAAGCAGCGGAAGAACACCGATAACGTCACCGAGCTGCACGACATGCCCGGGCGCGGCCACTCGCTCACCATCGACTCCGGCTGGCGCGAGGTCGCGCAGACCTCGCTGGACTTCATCGCCCGCTTCGTCCC
This DNA window, taken from Nocardioides sp. HDW12B, encodes the following:
- a CDS encoding TetR/AcrR family transcriptional regulator, giving the protein MHIQARRQEERSAATRRLLLEATVACLVEVGYIGTTSAAVAEKAGLSRGAQLHHFGTRDQLVVAAVEHLAHKRLTLVHEALAALSSATTGGERRTPHPLELQEAALGLLADALSGPLYAATLELWVAARSHPDLRAQLIPAEERVNDELAQICRRYVTDDPVSIRLTLDLLLGRGVSGLLAPHPVHRQEQVLAAWAQLLRGRAPHD
- a CDS encoding TetR/AcrR family transcriptional regulator, with the protein product MTPQEAALRPRIEGEREQEILVATLDVLADVGYDRLTMDAVACRARASKATLYRRWHSKAALVIEAVMLHKGPAASPDTGSFRQDLIAMSCGAGGLTDAKPLGMLASIITALNLDDEFAERFRRDFIGPKVAIGRLVYERAQARGEIRADLDIDLVTPALTGMVLHRIFLMGEHATPDLITALIDQIIIPACRPQAQAPREDKE
- a CDS encoding MFS transporter, coding for MTEIDRVTTPPADAARMAAPQRELHLGWALVLISIAQLMVVLDATIANIALPFIQVDLEISNANLAWIVTGYALAFGSLLLLGGRLGDLYGRRKVFMAGLGIFAVASLLGGLATNEPLLLGARGLQGLGAALASPAALALITTTFPAGPARNRAFAVYAAMSGAGAAVGLILGGWLTGTSPEFFGMVVDGWRLTFLINVPIGLGAAALAPRFLNESESHPGELDLPGAVFGTLALVGIVYGLSRAGTEGWSDALTIASLIVGSLLLAVFGLVESRVEHPLLPFRIFTNRTRAASFVAMFLAPAAMFAMFYFLSQYLQNVMGYSPLKTGVAFLPFTVGIVFGAGLASNLVNRIAPRYISGVGTLLAAGALFGFSRIPFDTEFPVSDVTGTYLANILPYTVLMAIGMGLTFVPVTLTAVHHLRSEESGVGSGVLNTMQQVGGALGLAVLATVATQTFTDRGAELAQASAAAGGEAPSAEVMQRMQAIVEQQIFTEGSTQAFLVGSILMLAASAVIWIFLDVKHQELATDGPEGVHVG
- a CDS encoding MMPL family transporter, translated to MSTFLYRLGQTAFGRPWLFIAGWVAVLAAVVGAVAINGVSVSSEMKIEGTQAQTVLDRVADELPEASGGQASVVFTAPDGGRLDTPERLAVISRTVSDVYELEKVVNPLDAALGGAEEGPAGSPREDAPVEPQAGSDQQQAPPYQPLVVDGAPVPGVLVSSDGQVALFQFQFTVASTSLTDDDVTSVVEVVERAEQGTGITVLPSDSLKALEVPVGIGEVIGLAVAALVLVLTLGSVIAAGLPLVTALVGVGIGVGGAYALSTVIEMNSATPVLGLMVGLAVGIDYALFVVNRQRRLILDRGLTAREAAGRAVGTAGSAVFFAGLTVLIALTALTVIGIASLSTMALVAASTVALAVLIALSLLPALLGLVGERICSDKARSRRRAKEDAESHGVADHWVRSVIRFRWPVIAGVVAILGVMALPAASMNLGIPSGATANQDTAARQSYEAVSQGFGEGFNGPLLVTAEPTGTAGRVTPDLTAKLITGFQDRDDIVLAAPVGVNEAGDLAVFSIIPTSGPSDEATSDLVKSLRGPDNAIAEANQVQLGVTGFTAIGIDMSDKIASVLPLYLGIIIVLSVLILMVVFRSVVVPIKATAGFLLSILATFGATTAVFQWGWVSELFGFDTGGPLMSFMPIIVTGILYGLAMDYEVFLVSSMREAHIHGQAARPSVIHGFDQASRVVVAAAVIMVAVFSGFIFSHDIMIKQVGFALAAGILIDAFIVRLTLVPALMAVFDDRAWWLPRWLDRLLPDLDIEGDKLLTMLNQETEATGRRAPELTPPGPNGRA
- a CDS encoding TetR/AcrR family transcriptional regulator, which encodes MDRGLRDLKREATGQALAHAAFELTRERGLFGFVTADVVERAGYSRRTFANHFSCKEEAVASVAFGGVDDASAILAGLPADLPLLDALLAVMRDQLTADTLIRMRELMAMARQYPTLEPYVLGVQQRMRHTAQELLGSVAGDRYPAVYVPLLFGAVYGAVMAALEGTLDVHLDGESDATPASMDYAAFLDITFDYLRHGL
- a CDS encoding MarR family transcriptional regulator, with amino-acid sequence MLALLAVARRTRGRLQPLFDDITVPQLVLLDAVQACGREGIGAISAYTLLSQPTVTQQAAALEVAGLLRRIPAEDDRRRRVLTLTERGEQLLAAKRDVVAGRLSTAWRSLSAEERGIAVPLLRHITDLIRELA